CTTACAGTCAGGGGCGAGGGTGCCAGCCTGGCTGAGTGAATGGACCTGCCATCGCGAATGATAGTCTGGAAACCTATTTATAGAAAGAGGAATGGGGCCCTGAGAAATTTTCAGATGGAATACTTCTGAGTAGTTTTTTAGGTGTCCTAAGGATAAGCGTAAAACCATaaattcttggtttcctttgtcttttgcTGCAGACTCTGAGAATCACAACAAGAAAAACTCCTTGCGGTGAAGGTTCCAAGACGTGGGACCGCTTTCAGATGAGGATCCACAAGCGACTCATTGACTTGCACAGTCCTTCTGAGATTGTTAAGCAGATTACTTCCATCAGTATTGAGCCAGGAGTCGAGGTTGAAGTCACCATTGCAGATGCTTAAATCAACCTTTTTAATAAATTGATACCAGTTGTTAAATTCTGTGGCCTTTTATTCATGGTACCGGCAGGTCTTAGGAATATGAGTTGTGCCATGAAATTTATTCTGCCTCTTAAGTAGAATAATCAAAAGTTGTTGGATATCCTTTGGTGGCCTAAACGTTTGATTATATTTCCTAGAGACCACTTGACATCTCTTGAAAACTGAATGATATGTGAGACCGTATACCACTGATGAATGTGTACAGTGATGGGTAACTGGCTGCGTGTTTGGAGCTTTTCCAAAGAGAACATACATCCCGGTCCTACCCTAGAAAGTCTAATTGATACGGGGTGCTACAGGGATGTACAAGGTTTCTGGGGTGGTTGCAGACCTAGGGCCCTAGAGGGCAGATAACTCAGGGAAAACAGATCTTGGTTCCAGCCTTGGCTCTGTTATCATTCCTCCTTTTTTGAAGACCTTAGACTAAAGAGTAAACTCGgcaagtttttaaatgttttggaaaCATTGGTCCTTAAGTTTTATGGACCCTGATGTCTTCTCTTTTAGATTTaaggttaaaagtaaaaactcGGTGTTTAGGTTAACATATAAATTATGTCTATAGCCATGTATTTTGTATATTCCTTGGAATTATATTTTACTTACATGTCAATCATGTAAGTAAGATGTAGTTTATATGTGAAGagtttattaattatattaacttTGACTGAGAAGCTAGTAATAGGACGCATTTATTTAGCCAAACCCCGATTGGCACAATAATAACACTGCTTAACTTCCAGCTCTGCTGTGTTTTTTTGAATGGTGTTATTCCCATTGTGTGGATCCAGAAACCTGGCTTTGATGTTGACCTTGCCCAGTGTCCTAGAGCTTGGCAGTAGCATAGCTGAGATTTAAATGGGCTGGAGGGATGAGAATCCATCCTGTTGAAACTTTATCATCAGATGGATATCCTTTTAAATATGTCTTATTTTGTATtagaattttgagaaatattcTTGACAAAAGTAAATGAGCGTTTTTGCAAACTAAAATTCCCTTCAGAAAATTCATGCTCTCATGTGTGCTACTTTTAATAGGATTACAGTCATGAGATTGATGCCTTCTGAGTTTGGGCCTAGGCCTTGGCTTCTCAGGACTGTCTGTCCACTGGCTTCACTCACCATCTGTGTCCAAAATGACCTTCAACTTGGATTTCTGTGTACATCAGATTGTATACTAGACATCTGCACCTCACACAGCTCAAAGTTGACATGTCTAAAATGAAAACTGTCTTTTCTCCCAAAAACCCTTCTGTTCTGTGTTCTCTTAACTTTATGGCCCACCATGCCGCTACACGGTCATTCAAACATGGGAGTGGGAGTCCTCATCCCTTGGTCCCTTCCTCTACCATTCATTTCCAACATGCAAGTCCTGATTCTACCTTGTTGTGTCTTAGCAGATCTCTCCAGAAAACCACATTTTAAACATCAGGAATTTGAGTGGAACTGAATCAAAACTATGTAAAATTGCTCAACTCAAAAACACCAAGTATTAAATGCAAACGAACTACgtagttttaattttaactgaTTAGCTTGGGAAACACTTTATCAAGAAGAGTTTTACGATATGAGTCAGGTTGCTGAGGCCACTGGTGATCCATTTTTCATAGAGAAGCTGGGAATCTCGGTTTAACTCCAGAAGTTGCAAAGGAATTAAAAGCCAGGTGGTAAGCTACGAATGTGTCCTCCAGCCCAATGTTAAGCGTTCTCCACACTAGGGAGTGCGAAGAACTGTTTAGGTAGCAGTTAGGaactttttaaaacaagtatCTGGTAACGTGTGGCCCTCATACAGAAGTACAAGCTTGTTTTAATGATGTAAGGGTATTGCAACATAGAAGTCCTTGGAATACTGAATATCCTGAGAGCTGATTG
Above is a genomic segment from Equus asinus isolate D_3611 breed Donkey chromosome 12, EquAss-T2T_v2, whole genome shotgun sequence containing:
- the RPS20 gene encoding small ribosomal subunit protein uS10, which encodes MAFKDTGKTPVEPEVAIHRIRITLTSRNVKSLEKVCADLIRGAKEKNLKVKGPVRMPTKTLRITTRKTPCGEGSKTWDRFQMRIHKRLIDLHSPSEIVKQITSISIEPGVEVEVTIADA